A part of Amphiprion ocellaris isolate individual 3 ecotype Okinawa chromosome 16, ASM2253959v1, whole genome shotgun sequence genomic DNA contains:
- the cryzl1 gene encoding quinone oxidoreductase-like protein 1 isoform X2 translates to MKGLFCRAGATDAEPKFVIQETTLPDVLTSYQVRVQVKACGLSPLDLKLLSDVGIQRDLIPVGREVAGVVLQVGPKVTFFQPEDEVVGILPLDSTCSGLCDVVDIDEHYLVQKPEKLSSVCVAAALRDGLSAYTALHTHARIAAGHTLLVMDGGSSFGLMCIQLACYHGVKVLTTSHSPQQHTFLEQVRPSVARVIPVYNNSSDLLPVVLEETGGLGVDIVIDSGVCLQEEEEEEKKFLPHKHDIISVLGVGGHWVTSHQDLQLDPPDCRLLHLKSASVSFLNPEVWTASSAQQGRYLHILKDIVEKMSTGVLRPQPEEAVPLYEATVVMETVQRHPKKKAVIQL, encoded by the exons ATGAAGGGTTTGTTCTGTCGAGCCGGTGCCACTGATGCTGAACCCAAGTTCGTTATTCAGGAAACG ACTCTCCCAGATGTGTTGACCAGCTACCAGGTGAGAGTCCAGGTGAAGGCGTGTGGACTGAGCCCGCTGGACCTCAAG CTGCTCAGTGATGTTGGGATCCAGAGAGATTTGATTCCCGTCGGCAGAGAGGTGGCCGGAGTCGTCCTTCAAG tcGGTCCCAAGGTGACCTTCTTCCAGCCGGAGGACGAGGTCGTAG GTATCCTTCCTCTGGACTCCACGTGTTCTGGACTCTGTGATGTTGTCGACATCGACGAACACTATTTAG TTCAGAAACCAGAGAAGCTCAGCTCGGTTTGTGTTGCAGCAGCGTTGCGTGATGGTCTTTCTGCGTACACTGCTCTGCACACTCATGCTCGCATCGCAGCCGGACACACACTGTTGGTGATGGACGGAGGCAGC TCTTTTGGCCTCATGTGCATCCAGTTGGCTTGTTATCACGGCGTGAAGGTTCTGACGACGTCACATTCGCCTCAACAACACACATTTCTGGAGCAGGTTCGGCCCAGCGTCG CCAGAGTTATTCCGGTTTATAACAACTCATCCGACCTGCTGCCGGTGGTTTTGGAGGAAACAGGAGGACTGGGAGTGGATATAGTCATAGATTCTGGAG TTtgtctgcaggaggaggaggaggaggagaagaaattCCTTCCACACAAACACGACATCATCAGTGTTCTGGGAGTCGGAGGTCATTGGGTCACATCACATCAAGACCTGCAG ttggaCCCTCCAGATTGCAGATTACTGCATTTAAAGTCAGCCTCCGTCTCTTTCCTGAACCCTGAAGTCTGGACGGCTTCATCGGCCCAGCAGGGAAGATACCTTC atattcTGAAAGATATTGTGGAGAAAATGTCAACTGGAGTCCTCAG ACCTCAGCCGGAGGAAGCAGTTCCTCTCTACGAAGCCACAGTCGTCATGGAGACAGTCCAGCGTCACCCGAAGAAAAAGGCCGTCATTCAGCTCTga
- the cryzl1 gene encoding quinone oxidoreductase-like protein 1 isoform X1: MKGLFCRAGATDAEPKFVIQETTLPDVLTSYQVRVQVKACGLSPLDLKLLSDVGIQRDLIPVGREVAGVVLQVGPKVTFFQPEDEVVGILPLDSTCSGLCDVVDIDEHYLVQKPEKLSSVCVAAALRDGLSAYTALHTHARIAAGHTLLVMDGGSSFGLMCIQLACYHGVKVLTTSHSPQQHTFLEQVRPSVGVQEPLVARVIPVYNNSSDLLPVVLEETGGLGVDIVIDSGVCLQEEEEEEKKFLPHKHDIISVLGVGGHWVTSHQDLQLDPPDCRLLHLKSASVSFLNPEVWTASSAQQGRYLHILKDIVEKMSTGVLRPQPEEAVPLYEATVVMETVQRHPKKKAVIQL, translated from the exons ATGAAGGGTTTGTTCTGTCGAGCCGGTGCCACTGATGCTGAACCCAAGTTCGTTATTCAGGAAACG ACTCTCCCAGATGTGTTGACCAGCTACCAGGTGAGAGTCCAGGTGAAGGCGTGTGGACTGAGCCCGCTGGACCTCAAG CTGCTCAGTGATGTTGGGATCCAGAGAGATTTGATTCCCGTCGGCAGAGAGGTGGCCGGAGTCGTCCTTCAAG tcGGTCCCAAGGTGACCTTCTTCCAGCCGGAGGACGAGGTCGTAG GTATCCTTCCTCTGGACTCCACGTGTTCTGGACTCTGTGATGTTGTCGACATCGACGAACACTATTTAG TTCAGAAACCAGAGAAGCTCAGCTCGGTTTGTGTTGCAGCAGCGTTGCGTGATGGTCTTTCTGCGTACACTGCTCTGCACACTCATGCTCGCATCGCAGCCGGACACACACTGTTGGTGATGGACGGAGGCAGC TCTTTTGGCCTCATGTGCATCCAGTTGGCTTGTTATCACGGCGTGAAGGTTCTGACGACGTCACATTCGCCTCAACAACACACATTTCTGGAGCAGGTTCGGCCCAGCGTCG GTGTTCAGGAACCTTTAGTTG CCAGAGTTATTCCGGTTTATAACAACTCATCCGACCTGCTGCCGGTGGTTTTGGAGGAAACAGGAGGACTGGGAGTGGATATAGTCATAGATTCTGGAG TTtgtctgcaggaggaggaggaggaggagaagaaattCCTTCCACACAAACACGACATCATCAGTGTTCTGGGAGTCGGAGGTCATTGGGTCACATCACATCAAGACCTGCAG ttggaCCCTCCAGATTGCAGATTACTGCATTTAAAGTCAGCCTCCGTCTCTTTCCTGAACCCTGAAGTCTGGACGGCTTCATCGGCCCAGCAGGGAAGATACCTTC atattcTGAAAGATATTGTGGAGAAAATGTCAACTGGAGTCCTCAG ACCTCAGCCGGAGGAAGCAGTTCCTCTCTACGAAGCCACAGTCGTCATGGAGACAGTCCAGCGTCACCCGAAGAAAAAGGCCGTCATTCAGCTCTga